TTAAGAGCGGTTTTTCGCGGAGAAATAAGCCCTCAAATTTCTTATGATCGAGTAAGTGCATGCTATGTTGATAATACGAGGCCAAAGAATCAATCACCGCTAAATAGCCGTCATATGCATACGTTGAAATTTTTAGAGTATCCGCATGTTCCATAATTCCCTCTTCGAAAAGAAAGGATTTATGTCTTGATATGCAGGAGTCAACAACATCAAGCAAGAGTGATTTTTTAATAATAAACATGTTCATGTAGTGATTAGGATTATGTGGATCGTTCATCAAACTTGTCGCACGTCCATATCCATCAATCTCTAATTTCATTGAAAAGGGATTCGCCCCGAGTGAGTTTGAATTTGGATGATAGACAGCCGTGACGTCTGCATCTGTTTTTAAGTGGTGGTCGAATACTTTTTTAAAATCAATCGTACATACATGCTGACTTCCTGTAATTAATACATGATCAGCTTGACCACGGTTGAAGAAGTCACGATTATTATGGAAATGTTGCAATTCACCCTTAGAGATGTCGGTTGGGTCATTCCAATCAGGAGGTAAAATAAAAAGTCCCCCTTTTAAATGACCCAATTCCCAGTCCTTCCCTGTACCTAAATGGTCCATTAAAGATCGATATTTTCTTCTTGTAAAAACAGAGATTTCATTCAAATTGGCATGGACCATATTCGAGAGAACAAAATCAATTAACCGATAACGTCCTCCAAAAGGAACTGCAGCCCCGCAACGAAAATAAGTCAGTTCACCTAATAAGTCCTGTTCTGCATCTAAATTAATTACACCCATTAATTTGTCCAATCGAAAAACACCCTCCTTACGTTAACAGTGTTAACGCCTCTAATTTTGTTTCGTGATCGATGACTAAAATTTCATCTTTAGTTGAAAGAATGCTCGCTCCATCAGGAATCGTCGTTCCTTCAGTAACAATTACATTCTTTAGTTTGACGCGGGAACCTATCGTGACATTCGGCATTAAAATCGTTCCCTCAATTGTACTGTCAGTGCCTACCTTTACCCCGTGGAAGAGAATTGATCGATCGATCGAGCCGTAAATCACACAACCTTCGTTAATAAAGGATTGATTAACATGTGCTTGTTTGGCTAAATATTGGGGCGGTTCATTCGGATTAGCTGAATAAATTCTCCATCCATCTTCGTTTAAACAAAATGGCGAGTTTGTTTCTAGTAAGTCCATGCTTGCTTCCCAGTAGCTCTGAACTGTCCCCACATCACGCCAGTAATCATTAAAAGGATAGGCAACCATGCGACGCTGATCATCTAGCATGGCAGGAATGATATTTTTTCCGAAGTCATGAGCAGAATCAAGGTTTTTGGCATCGTCTATTAAATACTGCTTTAAGTGAGCCCATGTAAATAAGTACACACCCATCGAGGCAAGATTGTTTTTAGGTCGATCAGGTTTTTCTTCAAATTCATTAATGACTTGATTACTATCTGTATTCATAATGCCAAATCGACTCGCTTCCTCCCAAGGCACAGGAATAACGGAGATTGTTACATCAGCTTGTTTTTCTTTGTGGTATTGAAGCATCTTGTTGTAATCCATTTTGTAAATATGATCTCCAGATAAGATCAGGACATATTCTGGTTCATATTGTTCGATAAAAGCAATATTTTGATATATGGCATCTGCGGTTCCTAAATACCATGAGCCACCTGCCTTTTCAACAAATGGGGGAAGGGATGTCAGTCCACCTTGTCTATGATCTAGTCCCCATGGAGTGCCGATCCCAAGATGGGCATTGAGCGCGAGGGGTTCATATTGAGTTAAAACACCAACCGTATCAATTCCTGAATTAGTGCAGTTGCTTAAAGGGAAATCAATAATTCTATATTTCCCGCCAAAATAAACTGCAGGCTTCGCTAACTTCTTCGTTAATAATCCAAGTCGTTTTCCTTCTCCACCCGCTAAGAGCATGGCAACGCATTCCTTTTTTTTCATTGTCATCATCACAGCCTCACTTTCCTTCAATCAATTAAGTTGGCTTCCTTGTCCTAAAATAGACAAACAATAAAACGATCTTTCTCATCTCTATGTCAATACAAGCGGTTACTATTCCTATCAAGGTGAAATATTTTCAAAAAGATGAAATGGGAAAAATGCATTACTTTAGTAGCTATTTCATAGAAAGGTCAAAAAAAATCAACACAAACAAGATCTTTTGTACTAAAATATAAATAAATCTATTGGACTAGGGTGAGGCTCTCGATGAGTGAGATTACGCCGCATTATGATAAAGAATGTACCTGTATGTTATGTGAGAACAGATATACAACGAAGAAACTACGCACGCGCTTTATCAAAGTGGAGAAGATTCATAGTGATTACTACACTGAATATAAAGACCTAGATATAAATCCAAGTTATTATGAAGTGGCTGTCTGCCCGCATTGTGGATTCGCTTCTTCAGAAATGTTCTCTCCGCATTTTCCAGCGGGAACTCTTGATGCAATTAGAGAGAAGCTTGGCCAATGGAAGAGTCAAGACTTTGGTGGGGAACGGACTAGAACAGATGCGATACGGACAATGAAGCTCGGGTTGATCTCAGCTTCCTTAAAAAAAGAAAAGCATGTTGTCGTTGCTGGTCTGTGTTTACGCTTAGCTTGGTTATACAGAGGACTAGAAATTAAAGAAGAACAAGAAGAACAGCGTTTCTTGTTCCAAGCATTAAAAAGTTATAAAGCTTCCTATGAAGAGGGCGATTATCTAGGAACTCAGATGTCGGATATGCGCATTCTCTATTTAATAGCAGAACTATCAAGACAACTTGGATATGCAGCGGATGCGGTTCGCTGTTTTAGTGAAGTTATTCAACATAAGAATCGAGCAACAGAACCGAAGCTTGTCGAAATGGCAAGAGAACAATGGTACATCTTGCGTCAAGACATCAAAGAAGTAGGCAACATATAAGGTCGAATCGATAACAAAGCATACGGAGTATTAGAAAGGGGTCTTACGTTTTGAATGTACAACATGTCAACGCTATCTGTCGGGCAACAAAAGGAATATTATCCTCTCATTTAGGGGTGGAGGTAGAAGCACTAAAGCCATCAGTTGGAAAGGGATCTGTTCCTTCAAATGATATCTCTGTCATCCTTGGAGTTAAGGGAGATCTTAAAGGTCAAATTATTTGCACCTTTTCAAGCGAGACATCCTTAAAGATTGTGAGCGCAATGATGGGCGGCATGCAGATTGATCAATTAGATGAGATGGGCTGGAGTGCTGTTCAGGAGTTCGGAAACTGGGTAGCAGGCACGACAGCGACAGAGCTTTCGAAAGAGGCTTGCATCATCGACGTAACCCCACCTGTCATTAATGAGGGAGAATCTAAGTTTCATTCAAGCTTTCCTTATATAACGGTACCACTTGGTAGTTCAATTGGGGAAATTAATGTTCATATTTCAGTAAGTGATGATTCATTAAAAAGACCTGCGATGTAGCAGGTTTTTTTTCGTGATTTTACGAAGTTAAGATACTATTTTCATGAGTGATTGTCAAAAGAGTGTTCAAAACGACAAAAAACGGGTAAACTCATGGTTGTTAGGGTAAAGGAGATGATTGGAATGTCAGAAATTGATGTGTCAAAATTTGAGAAAAAAATGACTATTCGTAACATCGAAGAACGTGACTTCGATGCGATCATAAAAATGCAAAAACTATGTTTTCCTGATATGGAGCCTTGGGAAAGAGGCCATCTTCAAAGTCATATTAATATTTTTCCAGAAGGCCAATTTTGTGTAGAATATGATGGAGAAATTATCGGCTCATGCTCTAGTTTAATTATTAACTTCGATGAATATGATGATCAACATACATGGGATGAGATTACAGATAATGGATACATTACAAACCATGACTCAGAAGGATACAACCTATACGGAATTGAAGTCATGGTTCATCCAGAATATCGCCGTATGAAGATTGGTAGACGATTGTATGAAGCAAGGAAAGATTTAGCACGTGAGCTAAACTTAAAAAGTATGATCATTGGTGGGCGTATTCCGAACTATCATAATCACGCCAAAGAATTAACACCACGTCAATTTGTAGAAGAAGTGACGATGCATAATATTTATGATCCGGTTTTAACTTTCCAAGTAATGAACGGGTTTACGCTTAAGCGTATTAATCAGAATTATTTAGAAGATGATAAGGCATCCATGCGATATGCGACACTGATGGAGTGGAATAATATTGACTACCTTCCAAAGAGTCCAAAGCGTCAATTTAAAACGTCTTTCCCTGTTCGAATTACAACTATTCAGTATGAGATGAAGAAAATTTCATCTTTTGAAGATTTTGCAGTTCAATGTGAGTATTACACGGACGTTGCAGCAAGCTATCAATCCGACTTTGCCGTATTTCCTGAGATCTTCACGTTACAGCTTCTCTCATTTTTACCAGAGAAAAGTCCAAGTCGTGCGATTCGTCGTTTGACAGAGTTTACGGAAGATTATATTGAGCTATTCACCATGCTTGCTGTGAAGTACAATGTGAACATTATTGGTGGATCTCATTTTGTTGAAGAAGAAGGCAAGATTTATAATATTGCTTATTTATTCCGCCGAGATGGTACGATTGAAAAGCAATACAAGCTTCACATCACACCCAATGAACGTAAATTCTGGGGCATTACTGGTGGCGATCGTGTCAATGTTTTTGATACCGATTGTGGTAAAATTGCGATCCAAATTTGTTATGACATTGAATTCCCAGAGCTTGCTAGAATTGCTGTAGATAAAGGAGCAAATATTATTTTCACTCCTTTCTGTACAGATGACCGCCAAGGGTATCTGCGCGTACGTTACTGTTCGCAAGCACGTGCGATTGAGAACCAGGTATATACTGTTCTCTCAGGAACGGTTGGAAATTTATCCGATGTAGAAAACATGGATATTCAGTATGCTCAATCAGGCATTTTTAGTCCATCTGACTTTTCATTTGCTCGTGATGGTGTGGTTGGTGAATGTAACCCTAACATTGAAACAGTCGTTGTCGGAGATGTTGATTTAGAAATTTTACGTCGTCATCGTCGTACTGGTAGTGTGAATCAACTTCGCGATCGAAGACACGATGTGTATAAAATTGTTTATAAGCAAGACTAGTAAAAGATGCGTGAGTCCTCACGCATCTTTTTTTGTCGTCAAGGTTTAGGTCCACTTCATATCGGAGATGCTGTTGAGAGTGATAGGGGGGAGTGAAATGATCCTTGAAAGGTTGCGCGGTGTCAACATAGGGATATTTGTAATGGCCTTATTTTTTTTAATCGGATCGTTTGTTGTTGTTGTCAGTTTTTTGTTCGTTGAAAATGAGAACGTGATAACCGATTGGAAGATGACAGTCGTTGGGATAAATGAAGTTTACCAAACTGGACAAATCATTGATATCCATGTTTTTTTAGAAGATGAGTCGAATGAATCAATAGAGAATGCAGATGTCTCATTAGTGCTC
Above is a genomic segment from Bacillus sp. FJAT-45037 containing:
- a CDS encoding bifunctional GNAT family N-acetyltransferase/carbon-nitrogen hydrolase family protein, yielding MSEIDVSKFEKKMTIRNIEERDFDAIIKMQKLCFPDMEPWERGHLQSHINIFPEGQFCVEYDGEIIGSCSSLIINFDEYDDQHTWDEITDNGYITNHDSEGYNLYGIEVMVHPEYRRMKIGRRLYEARKDLARELNLKSMIIGGRIPNYHNHAKELTPRQFVEEVTMHNIYDPVLTFQVMNGFTLKRINQNYLEDDKASMRYATLMEWNNIDYLPKSPKRQFKTSFPVRITTIQYEMKKISSFEDFAVQCEYYTDVAASYQSDFAVFPEIFTLQLLSFLPEKSPSRAIRRLTEFTEDYIELFTMLAVKYNVNIIGGSHFVEEEGKIYNIAYLFRRDGTIEKQYKLHITPNERKFWGITGGDRVNVFDTDCGKIAIQICYDIEFPELARIAVDKGANIIFTPFCTDDRQGYLRVRYCSQARAIENQVYTVLSGTVGNLSDVENMDIQYAQSGIFSPSDFSFARDGVVGECNPNIETVVVGDVDLEILRRHRRTGSVNQLRDRRHDVYKIVYKQD
- the glgD gene encoding glucose-1-phosphate adenylyltransferase subunit GlgD, which codes for MDKLMGVINLDAEQDLLGELTYFRCGAAVPFGGRYRLIDFVLSNMVHANLNEISVFTRRKYRSLMDHLGTGKDWELGHLKGGLFILPPDWNDPTDISKGELQHFHNNRDFFNRGQADHVLITGSQHVCTIDFKKVFDHHLKTDADVTAVYHPNSNSLGANPFSMKLEIDGYGRATSLMNDPHNPNHYMNMFIIKKSLLLDVVDSCISRHKSFLFEEGIMEHADTLKISTYAYDGYLAVIDSLASYYQHSMHLLDHKKFEGLFLREKPLLTKIKNEPPTVYKEGSHVSNSLLANGCTIEGQVENSILFRGVKVEPGAVIENSIIMQRCVISSGTVLRNVILDKDITLTPNQTLIGATEQPYVVAKRRVI
- a CDS encoding chemotaxis protein CheX — encoded protein: MNVQHVNAICRATKGILSSHLGVEVEALKPSVGKGSVPSNDISVILGVKGDLKGQIICTFSSETSLKIVSAMMGGMQIDQLDEMGWSAVQEFGNWVAGTTATELSKEACIIDVTPPVINEGESKFHSSFPYITVPLGSSIGEINVHISVSDDSLKRPAM
- a CDS encoding glucose-1-phosphate adenylyltransferase translates to MKKKECVAMLLAGGEGKRLGLLTKKLAKPAVYFGGKYRIIDFPLSNCTNSGIDTVGVLTQYEPLALNAHLGIGTPWGLDHRQGGLTSLPPFVEKAGGSWYLGTADAIYQNIAFIEQYEPEYVLILSGDHIYKMDYNKMLQYHKEKQADVTISVIPVPWEEASRFGIMNTDSNQVINEFEEKPDRPKNNLASMGVYLFTWAHLKQYLIDDAKNLDSAHDFGKNIIPAMLDDQRRMVAYPFNDYWRDVGTVQSYWEASMDLLETNSPFCLNEDGWRIYSANPNEPPQYLAKQAHVNQSFINEGCVIYGSIDRSILFHGVKVGTDSTIEGTILMPNVTIGSRVKLKNVIVTEGTTIPDGASILSTKDEILVIDHETKLEALTLLT
- a CDS encoding DUF2225 domain-containing protein; amino-acid sequence: MSEITPHYDKECTCMLCENRYTTKKLRTRFIKVEKIHSDYYTEYKDLDINPSYYEVAVCPHCGFASSEMFSPHFPAGTLDAIREKLGQWKSQDFGGERTRTDAIRTMKLGLISASLKKEKHVVVAGLCLRLAWLYRGLEIKEEQEEQRFLFQALKSYKASYEEGDYLGTQMSDMRILYLIAELSRQLGYAADAVRCFSEVIQHKNRATEPKLVEMAREQWYILRQDIKEVGNI